Genomic segment of uncultured Umboniibacter sp.:
AACTTTGAGGAAACTATAAAGCGTTTGGAGAACGAGAAAGAGGTAAATTAACGCATTTCTCTTACTGGCTACTCCCTCTTGGGACAACCAATCTACCAGACTTCGCCATCTTACCTATCTCGATGGCTTAGTATCTCAATACCACCAAATACGACGGACAACGTTAGGGTAAGACTGGAAATTCCACATAACCAGCGATTTCAGGTCCGGTAAAGACGCTATTTTCCGCAATAACTCCACTCACCTCATCATAATTATTTCCCCCGGTGTTAAGGTTTCGCTCAATTCGGGGGTAATTTGAGGAGCTGATCTCAACGCGAATTTGATGCCCCTTAAGAAAGGTATTAGCCGTGGTGTGGAGGTCAATTTCAATCTGATAGCGTTCGCCGGGCTTCATCAAAGTGGCTTCGGTTAAGCTATCCCGATAGCGCATTCTCAGCATTCCCTCCTGGATATTAAATGCCTCACCGGTTGGGTAAACATCCACAAGCTTCACGCTGAAATCCGTATCCACTGCCGAGGACGACACGGTTAATACAGCCCGAATACGCCCCGCCATCTCAACATTATGATCTAACACCTCGCTGGTGTAGACCAGCACATCTTCGCGCTGTTCAATCGCTCGTTGATCATAGCCTCCAGCTTCAGTATCGGTTCCTGTGCAACAGGTATGACCTCCCAATGAGGGTACAGGATCCGCAGGGTCATAACTAAACTCGTCTACCGACATGTTTTCAGGGGGCGCACTCAGCAGAACACCATCCCCATCTAAACTATTTGCTCCGCGAGAGCTACTAAGGTACCAGCGCTGGTACTCGGACCCCTCAGGCGGCCAGGTTTCTGTTGATCGCCATTCATTCGTGCCTAACTGATAATACTGAATTCGGGGGCGATCAAGCACGGCGTTACGCTCACCCTTGAGCCAGAAATTGTACCAATCCCGCTGCAACTGAGCATAATCAAAACGAGCATCGCCGACTTCCCTTGTACCAACTCGAGTGTCTTCCTTTACATCGTCATAGTTACAGTGAGTGCCTGGACCAATTACTAGAAACTGATGTTCCTTCGCTTGCTCAGTTTGTGCATTGCGCTCGAATGTTTCCATCATGGCTAAGGTTTCTGTTGCCCCATAGTCGTACCAAGAGTCCATGAATAACATAGGGATGCTAGTCGAATCCTCAGCGGTAACTAAATCGAGATTTCTAAAATAATCACCATCGGGATGTGACTCACGCCAGCGCCTAAAGTCATTGTCGGGAACGCCCGCTCTATCTAGCACGTCTATCACGGGTAGCGAAGCGAGCGCGTCGAGATAACGCGAGAAGTCAATTGGAGGAGTCATTTCAATTGGCTCAACTAAGCTCTGAAAGTACTCGCCTCGCGCCGTCCCAGGGGGAGGTTGAGTATAAACCTTTGAACCACTTCCGGCGAACCAGCCAGCAGTCTGACCTAACTCAAAGGCTCCGCCACTAAACGCCTGCCAAGCCCTTCCCGGCTCGTAATAGCCTGACGCCGCTGACATCGGAATCGCGGTGACTAAACTAGGGTGGTTAGTAGCAGCCAGCACGACTTGTGTCTCACCTAAATAACTGCAACCGGCTAGTGCTACCTTACCATTTGACCAAGGTTGTTCTATTAGCCAATCAAGGGTGTCTATGCCATCTGTTCTGCGCCCCGCTGCGATAGCATATTCACCACCTGACTCAAAGCGTCCTCGAATATCCTGAATGACAATAGCATAGCCCTGTTCAACCAGTTCGGCCCAAACTGGATTCCATTCAAAAGTATTATTTTTGTTGTAGACCGTACGAATTAGCA
This window contains:
- a CDS encoding CocE/NonD family hydrolase, encoding MPLRNKLESPSWNSLNNHGSVLWLDKFASLSSFYLRYLSQFLGLTLLLINQSSAAELQRLKSQMVPMRDGVELSTDIYLSTTHQVNLPAVLIRTVYNKNNTFEWNPVWAELVEQGYAIVIQDIRGRFESGGEYAIAAGRRTDGIDTLDWLIEQPWSNGKVALAGCSYLGETQVVLAATNHPSLVTAIPMSAASGYYEPGRAWQAFSGGAFELGQTAGWFAGSGSKVYTQPPPGTARGEYFQSLVEPIEMTPPIDFSRYLDALASLPVIDVLDRAGVPDNDFRRWRESHPDGDYFRNLDLVTAEDSTSIPMLFMDSWYDYGATETLAMMETFERNAQTEQAKEHQFLVIGPGTHCNYDDVKEDTRVGTREVGDARFDYAQLQRDWYNFWLKGERNAVLDRPRIQYYQLGTNEWRSTETWPPEGSEYQRWYLSSSRGANSLDGDGVLLSAPPENMSVDEFSYDPADPVPSLGGHTCCTGTDTEAGGYDQRAIEQREDVLVYTSEVLDHNVEMAGRIRAVLTVSSSAVDTDFSVKLVDVYPTGEAFNIQEGMLRMRYRDSLTEATLMKPGERYQIEIDLHTTANTFLKGHQIRVEISSSNYPRIERNLNTGGNNYDEVSGVIAENSVFTGPEIAGYVEFPVLP